The following are encoded together in the Flammeovirga agarivorans genome:
- a CDS encoding DEAD/DEAH box helicase: MTFKDLGIHSAIVKALKENGIEEPTAIQQKSIPFLMQEGTDFIGQAQTGTGKTAAFGLPLLHAVNPKNPQPQALILSPTRELGQQIQKQLFRFTKYYHKVFCEAVYGGAPIDIQINKLKRPTHIIVATPGRLIDLVNRNAVDLSQVKTVVMDEADEMLSMGFKEDLNKILRLTTNKKATWLFSATFPAGIKEIIKKYMKKDAFRIEVNPMNVINKKIKFEYIITDLKHKMETLNWFVRQQGDERGVIFTRTKADAQQVAKQLHGKQIKAESIHGDLSQNERDKVMRAFKSKKLQILVATDLAARGIDIADLAYVVHYQLPDKSEYFTHRSGRTARAGKKGLSLCILTKKDLNRLTEIEDEFGITMEQIFD; this comes from the coding sequence ATGACATTCAAGGATTTAGGAATTCATAGTGCAATTGTGAAAGCACTAAAGGAAAACGGCATTGAAGAACCGACCGCTATTCAGCAAAAATCAATACCGTTTTTAATGCAAGAGGGAACTGATTTTATTGGACAGGCACAAACGGGAACTGGTAAAACTGCTGCTTTTGGTTTACCATTACTTCATGCTGTAAACCCTAAAAATCCACAACCTCAGGCTTTAATTTTATCACCTACCAGAGAGTTAGGGCAACAGATACAAAAACAACTGTTCAGATTTACAAAGTACTATCATAAAGTATTTTGTGAAGCTGTATACGGTGGTGCTCCTATTGATATTCAAATCAATAAGCTAAAACGTCCTACACATATTATTGTGGCGACGCCAGGCCGTCTAATTGATTTGGTCAATAGAAATGCTGTAGATTTATCACAAGTGAAAACTGTAGTGATGGATGAGGCAGATGAAATGTTAAGTATGGGTTTCAAGGAGGATTTAAATAAAATTCTTCGCCTGACAACAAATAAAAAAGCTACTTGGTTATTCTCCGCTACTTTCCCTGCAGGGATTAAAGAGATTATTAAGAAGTATATGAAAAAAGATGCATTCAGAATTGAGGTGAACCCAATGAATGTGATCAATAAAAAAATCAAGTTCGAGTATATCATTACTGACCTGAAGCATAAGATGGAAACATTAAACTGGTTCGTACGTCAGCAAGGTGATGAAAGAGGTGTGATCTTTACTAGAACGAAAGCAGATGCTCAACAAGTAGCGAAACAGTTACATGGTAAGCAGATTAAAGCAGAGTCTATTCATGGTGACTTGTCACAAAATGAGAGAGACAAAGTAATGCGTGCTTTCAAATCTAAGAAGTTACAAATTTTGGTTGCTACAGATTTAGCGGCTAGAGGTATTGATATTGCAGACTTAGCTTATGTTGTGCACTATCAGTTACCGGATAAGTCTGAATACTTTACTCATAGAAGTGGTCGTACTGCTAGAGCTGGTAAGAAAGGACTTTCTCTTTGTATTCTTACGAAAAAAGATCTTAATCGCTTAACAGAGATTGAAGATGAGTTTGGTATCACAATGGAACAGATTTTTGATTAA